Genomic DNA from bacterium:
ACGCCTCATGAGCCTTGTCGAAGAAATCGGATCGCATCCACCTCATGAGCTCATGGACCGGGAGGCTCTCCTTCCCCAACCTCTTGTGGGCCGTCGTCATAGCTTCACCGCCGGCGCAGTACAGTTGCATAGCGCCGCACCAGTCTTTGTCCATCGCAAGGCGACGCGCCCCGACCGCCAGCGTGATCGCCGCCCTGTAGGGGTGGCCCTTTTTTATCGTCGCGTTGGCTCCCTCCAGGGCTGTCATATATATGTCGGCGCCCGACGGAATCTTTGAAGCCGCGGTCGCAATCGCGGTCTCCAGCTCGATCCCCGCAAGGATGCCCAGGTAAGCGAATGTTACCGCATTTCCCAAGTCCAGCCTCTCCTTCGGTTGATATTCCCCGCCCAACCTGTCGGCGATCTGCCCAGCCATCTCCTCAGCGGCAAGGGGCGCGCCGTCGAGATCGAGCTCCGCCCTCCTTCGTTCTATCAACCCCTTCATCGAAGGCGCGTACCGGTTGAGCAACTCCTCCGCAGGGGCGCCGCCGCGCCGAAGACGCGCGATCATGTGCTGCATATGGTAGAAGGAGAGCCTGGATTCGAGCGGGATCTGTTTGCCGAGCATGAGCACCATCCTGCCCATCTCCGCCAGATTCTGCAGCTGCGCATCATCGATGAATAGAGGATCGTCGGCCGCCATCGCATCGGAAAAGACCCTGCCGAATATCCGCTCGATCGCCTCGGGCTTGTATCTGCCGTCGGCGTCCTTGAACGCAGGATCTGAGAGGATATCGTCGACCCAGTACGGTTTTTCCTCTCCGTTCAGCTCACGGCGCAGCGAATCCACCGTTCCATCCAGGCCGACCTCGATAAGCCTCTCCACTCCTCCCGGGATCGACTCCGCCTCCTTCATCGCATTCTCATAGAACTCTAGTTTCCTCAAGTCGATGCGTCTATTGAACTCCGGGTCGCCGTTCTTGTAGTTGTCGAGCAGCATGCCGGCGTTTATCTCCATCGTCACCGCGTCCTCGATCATCCCGCTGTTCCGCTGGAGGGTGGCGATCATCGTCATCACCGCGGCATCCTTCTCCGGGTCCCCGCCGAACCAGCGAAGCGCCTTCTCCGAGTCCTCGAGCATATGAGCGACCACTGCCGGATAATAGGATGCGCAGTCCGAAAAGATCTCATAGACCACGTCCTCCTCGAAACCGGCCTTGAGCGACATCATCATGAAGTCCACGAGCCCGGAGAAATTCACGTCCGGCGCGCCTCTTCCAACCGGCTTCTCGAACCGGGGCGCGTCTTCGCCGAGCAGAAAAGCGGCCGATTGAACCATGATCCTCATCCGGAAGAACTCGGGGATCAGGGCCGCCTCGAAGCGCCGCGCATCCTCAAAACCTCGAAGCGACGAATAAATCCAGGCGTAGGAAAACCTCTCGGGGTCAAGAGAGACCCCCGAGGCTATCGCATAGACTTCGTCGCGCCCTTTGGGCAGCGCCGACCCCTCTGCATAGCGAATGAGGAGTCCCGGCTCGACCCCCGTATCCTCCGCCATGGCGCCGACGTTGCCGCCGAACCTCATCTCCAGGATCTCGGAGATGATTTTCGCGAATTCGTCGGGCTGCATGCGCATGTCCAACAGATCGCGAAGATCCGGCAGGTGCGGCTGGAACAATGACGATTCTCGGAACATGGAAGCGATACCCACGGGCGACACGGATCTGATCTGCTTCCGCACATCCTGGAGGTAATCCATTCCGGGCTCGCCGAGGATGAAGGGGTCCCATGCGCCGTCCTCAAAGACCGGCTCCTGAGACTGCCCTACGGGCGAACCGTCCGAGTCCAGGATCCCTACCTCGACTGCAGGGCCTTCGCGCCCTTCAACGCGCAATGGGATCTCGTCAAAAACCTGGGCGGGGTTGTGCACGCGATAGATGTCGTACATAGGGCCTCCAAGTCTCGGTCGTAAGTCCGGTCGGGTATTTCGGCCGGGCCGCAAAAATGTTGTCTGAAAAATTCGTTCAGTCGTTGATGCCTTTAAAGACCACCCTGGGCGCGTCAAACCAGAGTTTCTCCAGCTGGTAGTGCTCCCTGTCGGCTTGATAGAAGATGTGGGTGACCACGTCGCCGTAGTCGATGAGCGCCCAGTGGCCGGAGCGGATCCCCTCCTCGCCGATCGGCTTGCGGCCAGCGTCCCGGAGCTCCCCCTCGATGGCCTCAGCGATCGCCTGGACCTGACGGTCCGACTTCCCGCTGCAGACCACAAAAAAATCGGTGAAGCTCGTGAGTTTCCTGAGGTCCAGGACCGCGATGTCCACCGCTTTGTGATCGCTTGCGATCTTCGCGATCCTGCGCGCCAGAGTGCGCGTGATCATCTATTCCTCCTTTGACGCCCTCTTTCTCAACTCATCGCTCACCGCGAGCAAAAGTTCGCGGAGCCCCTCATGGGTCGGCGCGGAGATCGCAACGACCCTGGATGCGCCCAGCCGACGCACGTCTCTCTCGGCCGCGGCCATCTTCTCGCGCGCCTCGGGGATATCCATCTTGGTGAGCACCACTATCTCCGGCCTGTCGAGGAGGGCCTTGTCATACGAGCCCAGCTCATCCCTGATCGTCGAGTAGCTCTCAGCCGCATCCTCATGCGAAGGGTCTATCGGGTCTATGAGGTGGAGGATGATCCTGGTCCTCTCGATGTGCTTCAAGAACTGTATGCCCATGCCCGCGCCGTCGTGCGCGCCCTCGATGAGACCGGGTATGTCCGCGATCACGAAACTCGCCCCGTCCTTCGCCTTGGCCATACCAAGGCACGGAGTCTTCGTGGTGAAGGGGTACGCCGCGATCTTGGGACGCGCGTTGGAGACCGCGGATATCAGCGTGGACTTGCCCGCGTTCGGGAGCCCGACGAGCCCCACATCCGCGAGGAGTTTGAGCTCGAGCCTCAGCTTGCGTTTCACACCCTCTTTTCCGGGCGTGCACTCCCTCGGCGCCTGGTGGGTGGAGGTGGTGAAGTGCATATTGCCGAGCCCTCCCTTGCCGCCCGCCGCAGCTATCCACTCGACGCCCGGTTTGTCCAGGTCGGCCAGAAAATCGCCCGTGTCCGCATCGTAGACCTCGGTGCCGGCAGGAAGGCGGACGAGACAGGATTCCCCCGCAGCGCCGTACATCTGTTTTCCTTTTCCGTGCCCTCCGCGGCGGGCCTTGAAATGCCTCTTGTACCTCACGTCCATGAGCGTGGTGAGGCCGCCGTCCGCGCGAAACACGACGCTGCCGCCGTCGCCGCCGTCGCCGCCGTCGGGCCCGCCCCTCGGGACGTACTTTTCCCTCCGGAAGCTGGCGCATCCGTCGCCGCCGTCCCCCGCGGTGACCTCTATGATTGCCTCATCGATAAATTTCATAAGATCGAAAAAAAACCCTCCGCATGGCAGAGGGTCTTTATCAAGAGAAAGGCCCGCAGCAACTACCTGGCTGCAGGGACGACGTTCGCGAACTTTCTGTCGTCGCGGCCGTTGGTGAAGTTGAGGATGCCGTCCGCCGTAGCGAAAAGCGTGTAGTCCTTGCCGATGCCCACGTTCTTGCCGGGATGGATCCTGGTGCCGCACTGCCTGATGATGATGTTGCCGGACTTGACGAACTCGCCGCCGAAACGCTTCACCCCGCGCCGCTGCGCATTGCTGTCGCGCCCGTTCTTCGCCGATCCGGCTGATTTTTTGTGTGCCATGACAGACTCCGGCTATGCGTTTATCTTCGTGACCTTGAGCTCAGTGTACTGCTGGCGATGGCCTAACTTCTTCTCGTAGCCCTTGCGCCGCTTCTTCTTGTAGACGAGGATCTTGCGATCCTTGGCCTGGCGCACGACCTCCGCCTCGACCGTGGCGCCGTCGAGCGTGGGCTTCCCTATCTTCGGCTGGCCGTTGCCGCCGATGAAGAGGACCTGGTCGAGAATGATCGCGGCACCGGCATCGCCCGCGAGTTTCTCCACCTTGAAGCTCTCGCCCTCGGTTATCTTGTATTGCTTGCCGCCTGTTTTGATGACTGCGTACACGGGAAACTCCCTTATTAATCAATCGATTCGCCCAAGAAAGCGGGACTGTCTAGCCCGGAATCCCCTTTCAAGTCAAGGTTTTTTAATGAAAGTGAGCAACATCCTCGCCCTTATGCCGAGAATAAGGATAGGAGACACATTGAAAACCCTGATATTTCTAGCCTGTATATGCCTCATCCTGTGCTGCCGCGCTGCGTGGGCAAAGGAAAAGGCCCCTGAGGAGCCAAAGCCTGTCCTGGTGACCAGCGTGGAGCAGATCGTGCGGGGCACGACCTTTCAGGATCAGCATGTGAAGAACATCAGCTTCACGATCAAACCTACCAGCGCAAAACTTTCGATATCATTTTAATCCCAACGGAAGGCGGACGTTCACGTCCCGGTGCGGAGCATCATTCCAGCCGACATCATGGGCATGGAAGCGGTCGCGGGTATCATAGGCCTGAAGGGATTTGTGAACGCTGGATTGACCTCAGCCAGGCCCGAGTCCCTGTACATCTGCGCGCCGGTGGCCAGTGGAGCTGGAACCGGGCGCTCCTCGTGCCTGTCGAGGAAGTGTACTCGATCGCGTTCGATGCCGATCCCGCGGGCATGTTCCACTATGTCCTCGTCGAACTCAGCGAGCCCTGCAAAGCCGCCCGCGGTGTAGGCCCTCTCCACCAGCAGATGCTCCCTGCCCTCTTCGTCGCGCGTCACCTCCAGCATACGCCTGGCCATTATCTCGCCGTCCATTATGTGGTTCGCCAGCTTGAACTGGCCCCAGAGGAGCTTGTTGAGCGGCTGGCCGCTGCCATTCGTCGACTCTGCGTAGAGACTCGAGAGCCGCTGGCAGGTCTCGGTGGGGATCATGCCGTGAAACGCGAGCCGATCGACCCTCCCGGAGATCTCGGTCGCCTCCGAGCGTTTGGCCAACCTCACACCTTTCATGAGACCTGTGCGTAGGTTCTTGAGGTCTATGCGCGAATTGGCGAAGAGATCGCCGTACGCCTCGCGGACTGCCTGATACTTGAGCTCCAGCGTCTCGTGCAGTCTGCCGATCTCCTCGACATCCGCCTCCCCGTGCCTGAGTTTCCCTGTCAGCACACGCAGCCTGTCCGGGAGTTCCTTGAATTCGCCATCCTTACCCGGCGTGGAGTTCACGTGTACTGCGAGCTGCTCCGCGGCCTGCTTCATCACGAGGG
This window encodes:
- the rsfS gene encoding ribosome silencing factor; the protein is MITRTLARRIAKIASDHKAVDIAVLDLRKLTSFTDFFVVCSGKSDRQVQAIAEAIEGELRDAGRKPIGEEGIRSGHWALIDYGDVVTHIFYQADREHYQLEKLWFDAPRVVFKGIND
- the obgE gene encoding GTPase ObgE, whose translation is MKFIDEAIIEVTAGDGGDGCASFRREKYVPRGGPDGGDGGDGGSVVFRADGGLTTLMDVRYKRHFKARRGGHGKGKQMYGAAGESCLVRLPAGTEVYDADTGDFLADLDKPGVEWIAAAGGKGGLGNMHFTTSTHQAPRECTPGKEGVKRKLRLELKLLADVGLVGLPNAGKSTLISAVSNARPKIAAYPFTTKTPCLGMAKAKDGASFVIADIPGLIEGAHDGAGMGIQFLKHIERTRIILHLIDPIDPSHEDAAESYSTIRDELGSYDKALLDRPEIVVLTKMDIPEAREKMAAAERDVRRLGASRVVAISAPTHEGLRELLLAVSDELRKRASKEE
- the rpmA gene encoding 50S ribosomal protein L27, encoding MAHKKSAGSAKNGRDSNAQRRGVKRFGGEFVKSGNIIIRQCGTRIHPGKNVGIGKDYTLFATADGILNFTNGRDDRKFANVVPAAR
- the rplU gene encoding 50S ribosomal protein L21; the encoded protein is MYAVIKTGGKQYKITEGESFKVEKLAGDAGAAIILDQVLFIGGNGQPKIGKPTLDGATVEAEVVRQAKDRKILVYKKKRRKGYEKKLGHRQQYTELKVTKINA